The bacterium genome has a segment encoding these proteins:
- a CDS encoding VF530 family protein, which yields MNTQHPRDPLHGIKLTKILDDLLAHYGWDELGRMIPVRCFTMNPSVSSSLKFLRRTPWARERVEALYLRLITSNDVETKMVWSPKDT from the coding sequence ATGAACACGCAGCACCCTCGAGATCCTCTTCACGGCATTAAGCTTACTAAGATCCTGGATGATTTACTGGCGCACTATGGATGGGACGAGTTGGGGAGAATGATCCCTGTTCGTTGTTTCACCATGAATCCCAGCGTCAGCTCCAGTTTGAAGTTTCTCCGTCGGACTCCCTGGGCTCGGGAGCGTGTCGAAGCTCTGTATTTGCGCCTGATCACCTCAAACGATGTCGAAACGAAAATGGTGTGGTCCCCCAAAGATACCTGA
- the thiH gene encoding 2-iminoacetate synthase ThiH, whose product MISELPTELAPSPWLLKARAASELDVRRALTSSAPTEAEFAALISPAADGLLEEMAQRAKHLTENHFGRTISIYAPLYLSDYCPGGCAYCGFAADRSQPRSRLSRDEMLSEFVALKAMGFEEVLLLTGERSPQADFEYLRDAVAEAAKHFAAITVEAFPMTTDEYRELAAAGCVGVTLYQETYEPIQYQALHRWGPKRDYANRLDAPSRVLEAGMRYVGLGALLGISDPMFDTLALYRHARALRRKFWQSGVTISFPRVCPQEGGFQPPFLVDERLLARIIFAFRICMPDIPLVVSTRENAKFRDGIAGVGVSKMSIASRTTVGGYRAPTSSPDGQFQINDNRDIETFFTALRDKGLEPVFKNWDSVYSLHKDDT is encoded by the coding sequence GTGATCTCTGAACTCCCGACAGAACTTGCGCCATCGCCCTGGTTACTTAAGGCTCGCGCGGCCTCGGAGCTGGATGTGCGGCGTGCGTTGACGTCCTCCGCTCCGACCGAGGCTGAATTTGCTGCCCTGATCTCGCCAGCGGCGGACGGGTTGCTGGAGGAAATGGCTCAGCGGGCCAAACATCTGACGGAGAATCATTTTGGCCGGACTATCTCCATCTATGCGCCGCTTTATCTCTCTGATTATTGCCCCGGCGGCTGTGCCTATTGCGGGTTTGCCGCCGACCGCTCCCAGCCGCGCAGCCGACTGAGCCGTGATGAGATGCTGAGTGAATTTGTGGCCCTTAAGGCAATGGGGTTTGAGGAGGTGCTGTTGCTTACAGGAGAGCGTTCTCCCCAGGCTGACTTTGAATATCTTCGTGATGCCGTGGCTGAGGCTGCTAAACATTTTGCGGCTATTACGGTGGAAGCTTTTCCCATGACGACTGATGAGTATCGGGAGTTGGCTGCGGCGGGCTGTGTTGGTGTCACGCTCTATCAGGAAACCTATGAGCCCATTCAATATCAGGCACTGCATCGCTGGGGCCCTAAGCGGGATTACGCCAATCGTCTGGACGCTCCCTCCCGTGTGTTGGAGGCGGGAATGCGCTATGTGGGATTGGGTGCGTTACTGGGGATTAGCGATCCGATGTTTGATACCCTTGCACTGTATCGGCATGCCCGTGCCTTGCGCCGAAAATTCTGGCAATCGGGGGTGACGATTTCATTCCCGAGGGTTTGTCCCCAGGAAGGTGGATTTCAGCCTCCGTTTCTAGTGGATGAGCGTTTGCTGGCCCGGATCATTTTTGCCTTCAGGATTTGTATGCCGGATATCCCGTTGGTGGTGTCAACTCGCGAAAACGCCAAGTTCCGTGATGGCATCGCCGGGGTGGGGGTGTCAAAAATGAGTATAGCTAGTCGGACGACCGTGGGGGGGTATCGCGCGCCCACCTCTTCTCCGGATGGCCAGTTCCAAATCAATGATAACCGGGATATCGAAACCTTCTTTACCGCTTTACGAGACAAGGGCCTGGAGCCAGTTTTCAAGAATTGGGATAGTGTGTATAGCTTACATAAGGATGACACATGA
- the thiE gene encoding thiamine phosphate synthase gives MSGLHSERMQRFQAAGLYLVTSQALSAERTTVEIVRAALAGGVKLIQLREKSMPLCDYVKLAEQIRAMTSSAGCLLIINDRVDVALAVGADGVHLGQDDFPIPAARRLAPEMIIGSSTHNVEEAVRAQNEGASYINIGPIYPTGTKVWKGEYLGLEGLRTIATVARIPFTVMGGIKKSHFPGLIAAGARTIALVTAVTAAPDPEEAARTLLGQIVSSR, from the coding sequence ATGAGCGGACTACACTCAGAGCGTATGCAGCGTTTTCAGGCGGCAGGTCTTTATCTGGTTACATCGCAGGCACTTTCGGCAGAACGAACCACGGTTGAGATCGTGAGGGCCGCACTGGCGGGCGGTGTGAAGTTGATTCAACTCCGGGAAAAAAGTATGCCGCTCTGCGACTATGTCAAGTTGGCGGAACAAATCCGGGCCATGACTTCGTCGGCGGGATGTCTCCTGATCATCAATGATCGGGTGGATGTGGCCTTGGCCGTGGGGGCGGATGGTGTTCATCTGGGACAGGATGATTTTCCTATTCCTGCAGCCCGACGCCTGGCACCTGAAATGATTATTGGGTCCTCCACCCATAACGTTGAGGAGGCAGTGCGTGCCCAGAATGAAGGGGCTTCCTATATCAATATCGGGCCGATTTATCCGACTGGGACCAAGGTGTGGAAAGGTGAGTATCTGGGGCTTGAGGGACTTCGTACTATCGCAACGGTGGCACGGATCCCCTTCACGGTGATGGGGGGCATCAAGAAAAGCCATTTCCCCGGTCTCATCGCAGCGGGCGCCCGTACCATTGCACTTGTGACCGCCGTGACCGCTGCACCGGATCCTGAGGAAGCAGCGAGAACGTTACTGGGGCAAATAGTGAGCAGTCGCTAA
- a CDS encoding NAD(P)/FAD-dependent oxidoreductase, whose protein sequence is MRIQVQQVSVPLSYDNAVILQRVSRKVGCQPSDLSNLQVLRRSLDARPRNPEPVFVLSIAVDLGLAALPKEAHLPSIEICESIPLVEAAPMSCSRAKHKPRPIVVGAGPAGLMAAYKLAMAGARPLLIERGEAAPARGTKVAQFWNDGTLDPESNVLYGEGGAGLFSDGKLTARSKERGRIREFMELLHACGASDTVLIDAEPHVGSDVLLDIVPRLRQRIIEAGGEVRFGARLEKLIIKDRALQAVVIHGQEIACDYCFLAVGHSAHDVYVMLAAAGVELTPKPFAVGVRLELPQTTINKAQYGRFAGSPLLGAASFRLTRREEKGIRSCYSFCMCPGGKVISCASEPRLLTTNGMSYSKRSLPLGNAAFLVPVGPTDYPAHANPALAGLEFQRQLEQAAFAAAGGAYIVPATRLVDFLAKQAPASLPDGRSCPRAVPVEFRSILPPFVTRTLEVAIPLMLKELNGSKLEEVILYAPETRSSSPLWITRNPEGESTNTRGLYPIGEGAGYAGGIVSSALDGMRAAEKNS, encoded by the coding sequence ATGCGAATTCAAGTACAACAAGTGAGTGTCCCCCTCAGTTATGACAATGCAGTCATATTGCAACGAGTCAGTCGGAAAGTTGGCTGCCAGCCATCCGACCTCTCAAATCTTCAAGTTCTACGCCGTTCACTGGATGCCCGACCACGTAATCCCGAGCCCGTTTTCGTCCTGTCGATAGCCGTCGATCTCGGTTTAGCCGCCCTCCCCAAGGAGGCACACCTGCCGAGTATTGAGATTTGCGAGAGCATTCCACTGGTGGAGGCCGCGCCTATGTCATGCAGTCGGGCAAAGCATAAGCCACGCCCCATCGTGGTTGGAGCTGGTCCCGCCGGACTGATGGCAGCGTACAAACTAGCTATGGCCGGAGCCCGCCCCCTATTAATCGAACGGGGCGAGGCCGCCCCTGCAAGGGGCACCAAAGTGGCCCAGTTCTGGAACGATGGTACCCTTGACCCGGAAAGTAATGTCCTTTACGGCGAAGGGGGAGCCGGCCTTTTCTCGGACGGCAAACTCACCGCACGCAGCAAAGAGCGGGGCCGAATCCGCGAGTTTATGGAATTGCTCCATGCATGCGGCGCAAGTGATACCGTACTGATTGATGCTGAGCCACATGTCGGCAGTGACGTGCTGCTGGATATTGTTCCCCGCCTGCGCCAGCGCATAATCGAGGCAGGCGGTGAGGTAAGGTTCGGAGCGCGTTTGGAAAAATTAATCATTAAGGATAGGGCACTTCAAGCCGTCGTGATTCATGGCCAGGAAATTGCCTGCGATTATTGCTTCCTCGCTGTTGGCCATAGTGCCCATGATGTGTATGTCATGCTGGCTGCGGCCGGGGTAGAACTCACCCCCAAACCCTTCGCCGTCGGCGTCCGGCTTGAGCTGCCCCAAACCACGATAAATAAGGCTCAATATGGCCGTTTTGCAGGAAGCCCCTTACTTGGCGCAGCCAGTTTCCGATTGACGCGACGTGAGGAAAAGGGAATCCGATCCTGCTACAGTTTCTGTATGTGTCCGGGTGGAAAAGTGATCAGTTGTGCCTCGGAACCCCGACTGCTGACCACCAATGGCATGAGCTATTCCAAACGCTCATTGCCACTGGGGAACGCCGCCTTTCTCGTCCCGGTCGGGCCCACTGATTACCCCGCTCACGCCAATCCCGCCCTGGCGGGCCTGGAGTTCCAACGACAACTGGAGCAGGCGGCCTTCGCTGCGGCCGGTGGGGCCTATATTGTCCCCGCTACCCGACTTGTAGATTTTCTGGCAAAACAAGCCCCTGCTTCTTTGCCGGATGGCCGATCCTGTCCGCGGGCTGTCCCAGTCGAATTCCGAAGTATTCTACCACCATTTGTCACCCGCACATTAGAAGTCGCCATTCCCCTCATGCTGAAGGAACTGAACGGAAGCAAACTGGAGGAAGTGATTCTTTATGCACCCGAGACTCGCAGTTCAAGTCCCCTCTGGATCACACGAAATCCTGAGGGAGAGTCCACCAACACCCGTGGCTTATACCCTATTGGGGAAGGGGCAGGCTATGCTGGTGGAATCGTCAGTTCTGCACTGGATGGGATGAGGGCAGCCGAAAAAAACAGTTAG
- a CDS encoding response regulator codes for MINSITSPVNLTYRLSSLTQLLARMETHTHDESENEARRLVALLRASSEFRGMDDLLQSARNAEQATSAAFPDKLQELISEIQHALERTPDNTGLVLIVSSDKIYSSLLVESLKAQNHQALIAESRRKADELLSSAPVAFCIVDVVLADLDGRAFINELRNHPETAALPIIAITPSITGTRYNHPSAFSVPGADGVFSKSAVLEDIANYLTLRLKRNYMKGLQSRRDLTTGLPNRAACHEIFKQLQRSIQKNDPMAFVLVGIPHFAALSNHCPPTACDELLRAMGVILSSELRATDVVARWDVSKFAILLTGEDHFGATKAVEKLLPELSHLTIKNSTGQLIPIVVCIGITIHDSNTAIEDAALRAESHLYMAFSEADSHSARNQIISDAAPISHREEPVALCLTNPNVANVIKQILERETFRVETFTNTESVFQRMTSTPFSLLILDDELPQESGFHLLQQLNTQKYASALSTMMMVSNKESIERVMKLGASDYFLKPPAMPEFLSQIRRIISHNSSLQSPPGITIMVVDHELPQLLLAGTTLHQMGTCQILLAKSAADALHRLKSSHPDYLILDTLLPFISVQEFINQIENMDWLKNTKIILAAQQPATPPPLAERQPILGVISRPYMPAILLEELRKWIPTLPKTNKGRSPADPRLLELEIQRILALKP; via the coding sequence ATGATTAACAGTATAACATCACCAGTGAATCTGACCTATCGGCTTTCCAGCCTGACCCAATTGCTGGCACGGATGGAAACTCATACCCATGATGAATCCGAAAACGAAGCCCGTCGATTGGTCGCCTTGCTACGGGCCTCCAGTGAGTTCCGGGGCATGGATGACCTGTTGCAATCTGCACGGAATGCTGAACAGGCGACCTCCGCGGCATTCCCTGACAAACTGCAGGAACTGATTTCCGAAATCCAACATGCACTTGAGCGCACCCCCGATAATACAGGACTGGTGCTGATTGTGTCATCTGACAAAATCTACAGCTCGCTTCTTGTGGAAAGCTTAAAGGCACAGAATCATCAAGCGCTTATAGCAGAATCTCGACGCAAGGCCGACGAGTTGCTCTCCAGCGCCCCGGTGGCATTCTGTATCGTAGACGTTGTTCTGGCTGATCTGGACGGCAGAGCATTTATCAATGAACTACGGAACCATCCTGAGACAGCCGCCCTTCCTATTATCGCAATTACACCCAGCATTACAGGAACCCGCTACAATCACCCCTCGGCATTTTCCGTGCCGGGTGCAGATGGTGTTTTCTCTAAGTCCGCTGTCCTGGAAGATATTGCCAATTATCTAACGCTTCGGCTTAAACGAAATTATATGAAAGGCCTGCAATCACGCCGGGATCTGACAACGGGCCTTCCCAACCGCGCAGCCTGCCATGAAATTTTCAAACAGCTTCAACGATCGATTCAAAAGAACGATCCAATGGCATTTGTATTAGTAGGCATCCCTCATTTTGCGGCGCTAAGCAACCACTGCCCCCCCACGGCCTGTGATGAACTCCTGAGGGCAATGGGAGTTATTCTTTCGTCAGAGCTCCGGGCAACTGATGTCGTTGCAAGGTGGGATGTATCAAAATTCGCCATTCTGTTAACAGGCGAGGATCATTTCGGGGCAACCAAGGCGGTGGAGAAATTGCTTCCAGAACTATCCCATTTGACAATTAAAAATTCGACAGGACAACTGATTCCCATCGTCGTGTGTATCGGGATTACCATCCACGACTCAAACACCGCTATTGAAGACGCGGCTCTCCGAGCGGAAAGCCACCTCTATATGGCCTTTAGCGAGGCCGATTCCCATTCAGCCAGAAATCAAATCATCTCGGACGCCGCCCCAATCTCTCACCGGGAGGAACCCGTCGCGCTCTGCCTGACGAATCCGAACGTAGCGAATGTGATCAAACAGATTCTCGAACGGGAGACGTTTCGGGTGGAAACTTTTACAAACACCGAAAGCGTTTTTCAGCGCATGACCAGTACCCCCTTCAGCCTGCTCATTTTGGATGACGAGCTTCCGCAAGAAAGCGGCTTCCATCTTTTGCAACAACTGAATACACAAAAATACGCCAGTGCGCTAAGCACCATGATGATGGTTAGCAACAAAGAGAGTATTGAACGCGTCATGAAACTTGGTGCCAGCGATTATTTCCTCAAGCCCCCCGCCATGCCTGAATTTCTGAGTCAAATCAGGCGGATTATCAGCCATAATAGTTCGCTTCAATCTCCCCCAGGAATCACGATCATGGTTGTCGATCACGAGCTTCCCCAGTTATTACTGGCAGGAACAACCCTCCATCAAATGGGGACCTGCCAAATTCTGCTGGCGAAGAGTGCGGCTGATGCTCTGCACCGGCTTAAGAGCTCACATCCGGATTACCTGATTCTGGACACCCTCCTCCCTTTCATCAGCGTGCAAGAGTTTATAAATCAAATAGAAAATATGGACTGGCTGAAAAACACAAAGATCATACTGGCCGCGCAGCAACCGGCCACCCCTCCTCCTCTAGCCGAGAGGCAACCTATTCTTGGTGTCATCTCGCGCCCCTATATGCCCGCCATTTTACTTGAAGAGTTGCGCAAATGGATTCCGACTCTTCCCAAAACCAATAAAGGACGTAGTCCGGCAGACCCCCGTTTGCTGGAACTGGAGATTCAGAGAATTCTCGCGCTCAAACCCTAG
- a CDS encoding exonuclease domain-containing protein, whose amino-acid sequence MNASAGPYLVWFDTEYSTLELEQAHLLQVAMVITDMQGRRIAPAEKDLVTPVRLPLTASVSDFVAKECPDIVTQARSENAPTVSDVDHLLASTIDALVGPMVAKIKDRPILAGNTIHADWWFAQRYLPQFLTRLHYRMLDVSSLKILWLDAKLGPEFEKENITLMQDYLSGWILPKQAKRHDALYDVMCSIAELNFYRRHFIKTV is encoded by the coding sequence ATGAACGCATCAGCAGGACCGTATCTCGTCTGGTTTGACACCGAATATTCGACCTTAGAGCTTGAACAGGCCCACCTGCTGCAGGTTGCCATGGTTATTACCGACATGCAGGGGCGTAGGATAGCCCCCGCGGAAAAGGATCTGGTGACACCTGTTCGACTTCCTCTAACGGCATCCGTCAGTGACTTTGTGGCGAAAGAGTGTCCGGATATCGTCACTCAGGCCCGTTCAGAAAACGCCCCCACCGTGTCGGATGTGGACCACCTTCTAGCCTCTACCATTGACGCTCTGGTGGGGCCGATGGTGGCAAAAATCAAAGACCGTCCTATACTGGCGGGGAATACCATCCATGCCGACTGGTGGTTTGCCCAGCGATATCTGCCACAATTCCTGACGCGACTCCATTACAGAATGCTGGACGTCAGCTCTCTGAAAATCCTCTGGTTGGATGCCAAGCTCGGACCGGAGTTCGAGAAGGAAAATATTACCCTGATGCAGGACTATCTCTCCGGCTGGATCCTGCCCAAACAGGCAAAACGGCATGATGCACTCTATGACGTGATGTGCTCCATTGCCGAATTGAATTTCTACCGGCGCCATTTCATTAAAACGGTATAA
- the thiS gene encoding sulfur carrier protein ThiS has translation MKIIVNGNTHELNRMASLDDLLKQLGANPEAVALMVNDQVIPRTERAGMVLKEGDRLEVLSFMGGG, from the coding sequence ATGAAAATAATTGTAAACGGCAATACACATGAACTTAACAGGATGGCTTCGCTTGACGACCTTTTAAAGCAACTGGGTGCCAATCCTGAGGCTGTTGCTCTCATGGTGAACGATCAGGTGATTCCTAGGACTGAACGAGCAGGCATGGTACTCAAGGAAGGGGATCGTCTTGAGGTGCTGTCTTTCATGGGGGGGGGATAA
- a CDS encoding YkgJ family cysteine cluster protein produces MNIITELKTIKRLGKLRQAENDDFRMYVRELPYSIKAIDQAVEQAYSAITRKVDCTDCANCCRKLNPTLTLADAKRLARHLGMTLKSFTARYLQKIKQDKKDVLIFQKRPCPFLKQKHCTVYEVRPRDCRSYPHLHRRGFVFRVRQSVENYDCCPIVFNTYETLKNKLARRLRPAAQ; encoded by the coding sequence ATGAATATCATCACGGAACTTAAAACCATCAAACGGTTGGGAAAACTCCGGCAGGCGGAGAATGATGATTTTCGAATGTATGTGAGGGAGTTACCCTACTCCATCAAGGCCATCGATCAGGCCGTTGAGCAGGCCTACAGCGCGATCACGCGAAAAGTAGATTGTACCGACTGCGCCAACTGCTGTCGCAAGCTCAATCCTACGCTGACCCTTGCCGATGCCAAACGGCTGGCCCGCCACCTCGGGATGACCTTGAAATCATTTACCGCCCGATATCTCCAGAAAATAAAGCAGGACAAAAAAGACGTTTTGATTTTTCAAAAACGCCCCTGCCCCTTCTTGAAACAGAAACATTGCACAGTCTATGAAGTTCGCCCACGTGATTGCCGGTCCTACCCCCATTTACACCGGCGCGGCTTCGTTTTCAGGGTCCGCCAATCCGTCGAAAATTACGATTGCTGTCCGATTGTTTTCAACACCTACGAAACCCTTAAAAACAAGCTCGCCCGCCGCCTCCGTCCCGCAGCCCAGTAA
- a CDS encoding thiazole synthase → MKTNDKLILGGQEFESRLLVGTGKFSSIEVMLAAIKASGAQLVTVALRRFNRERPSDDLLGPLVKLGITLVPNTSGARNAAEAVRAAMLGRELSGSRFVKVEIHPNPHHLMPDPIETYEASRQLAQEGFIVLPYMPADPVLAKRLEDVGCAAVMPLGSAIGSGHGLSTAEMVKLIIADSGIPVIVDAGIRSPSEAAASMEMGCSAVLVNSAIAAAGDPVGMASAFSWAVKAGAAARLAGLMAQSGHAVATSPLTSFLTGDHA, encoded by the coding sequence ATGAAAACTAATGATAAATTAATTTTGGGTGGGCAGGAGTTTGAGTCCCGCTTGCTGGTGGGCACGGGGAAATTTTCGTCTATTGAGGTGATGTTGGCTGCGATTAAGGCTTCAGGGGCGCAATTGGTAACGGTTGCCCTGCGTCGGTTTAACCGGGAGCGGCCATCAGATGATTTATTGGGGCCGTTGGTAAAACTTGGAATTACGTTGGTTCCGAATACCTCCGGGGCACGGAATGCGGCTGAGGCGGTTCGAGCGGCCATGTTGGGGCGTGAATTATCGGGGAGTCGCTTTGTGAAGGTTGAAATTCATCCTAATCCACACCATCTCATGCCGGATCCGATCGAGACCTATGAGGCCTCCCGGCAATTGGCCCAGGAAGGATTTATCGTGTTGCCCTATATGCCAGCGGATCCTGTTCTGGCTAAGCGACTGGAAGATGTGGGGTGCGCTGCCGTTATGCCCCTGGGTTCAGCTATCGGTTCAGGCCATGGTTTATCCACCGCCGAAATGGTTAAGTTGATTATTGCCGATAGCGGGATTCCCGTCATTGTGGATGCCGGCATCCGCTCCCCCTCTGAAGCCGCGGCCTCCATGGAAATGGGCTGCAGTGCCGTTTTGGTTAACAGCGCTATTGCCGCTGCGGGTGATCCTGTGGGTATGGCCTCTGCGTTTTCATGGGCCGTCAAGGCAGGGGCTGCGGCCCGGCTGGCTGGCCTTATGGCTCAAAGCGGTCATGCCGTGGCAACCAGCCCTTTGACCTCGTTTCTGACAGGGGATCATGCGTGA